The window CCAGCCAGAAGCTAAAAGAACTGAAACAGCTGCCAGTTAACCGCTTTAGTGTAGGCATACAATCGTTTTTCGATGAAGATCTCATCTGGATGAATCGTGCGCACAAAGCCATGGAAGCTGAAGATTGTATCAGGAGAAGCCAGGATGCAGGATTTGAAAACCTAACGCTCGATTTGATTTATGGTTATCCGCTCTTAACCGACCAGAAATGGACCAGCAACATCCAAAAAGCAATTGAATTAGAAGTTCCACATATTTCTGCCTATGCCTTAACCGTTGAGCCAAGAACTGCTTTGGCGCACGCCATTAAAAACAAAAAGCAGGCACCCGTAAGCGATAACCAAAGTGCTGCCCAATTTGTAATTTTAATGGAAAAACTGGTTGAAGCCGGATTTGAACATTACGAGATTTCGAATTTTGCAAAACCCGGCCACTATGCGGTGCACAACACCAATTACTGGAGAGGAGTTGATTATATTGGTATTGGCCCCTCGGCCCATGGTTTTGACGGACAAAACCGCTACATGAACCCTGCAAACAATGCTTTGTTTATTGAAACTCTGGCCGCTAACAAACTTCCCGAAATAATAGAAGAACTTAGCCTGAACGATAGGTTTAATGAATACATGATGACCTCATTAAGGACCATGTGGGGAACAGACCTCGAAAAAATAAGTACCGATTTTGGGAAAGTTTTTTTAGAAGAAACTAAATACAACCTTAAAAATTTCGAGGATAAAGATTGGCTGATTATAGAGGGTGATAAAATCCGATTAACTGAAACAGGGAAGCTCTTTGCCGACCACATTGCTTCGGAATTATTTATAGTAGAAAATTAAGAGAGAATGACCAAATTTTGAATGATTGAATGCTAAACATTACCCTATCAACCAGTAAATCAATCTCTAATTCAATAACTTGATCATTCATTAATTAAAAATATATGTCGAAAATTGTATGGATTACGGGTGCCTCATCCGGTATTGGAGAAGCCCTGGCTTACGAATATTTTAAAGCTGGCAATAAACTGATTATCTCTGGCAGAAACCGTGATGAGTTGTTCCGCGTAAAAGGAAACTGTCAAAATTCTTTTAACGTGCACGTGTTGCCCTTCGATTTGAATGAAACTGAAACACTGGAAAATAAAGCTGGAGATGCTATCCGCATTTTCGGAAAAATAGATCTGCTTATCAACAGCGGAGGCGTTAGTCAGCGGAGTTTAGCTTTAGAAACGAGCCTTCAAACCGAGCAACAGATTATGAGCACCAATTTTTGGGGAACCGTTGTTCTGAGTAAGGCAGTTTTACCTTTAATGATCGCTAATGGCGGCGGACAAATTGTGATTATCAGTAGCCTGGTTGGTAAATTCGGCACAAAACTGCGGTCTGCCTATGCTGCATCAAAACACGCGTTGCATGGCTATTTCGATTCGCTCCGGTCGGAAGTTTATGATCAGAACATCGATATTACGATTATCTGCCCTGGCTTTATCAAAACGCAGGTTACTTACAATGCGCTTACTGCTGATGGACAACCCTTGAATAAAATGGGCGATGCGCATGAAAACGCGATGAGCCCTGTTGATTGTGCTGTACAGATTGTAAAGGCCATTACCAATAAAAAAGAAGAGGTTTACATTGGAGGTAAAGAGACGAAGGCCGTATTATTAAAGCGCTTTTTCCCTAAGTTTTTTTCAAAGAAAATAAAGACAGCTAAAGTAAATTAAGAATAGCATTAACGATAAGGCTTAAGATTGGCTAAGGTCTTCATAAAAGTTTCTCTAGGCTGTGCAACCTTTATGAATTCTATAGGTAACTGGGTTTTTAAACAACGCTTCAACCCTTAAAAGAATAATTTTAAACAACTCAAAATCAATTGATTAAACTTTTATTTTCATTTCTAAAAACCAAGTATCTGCAAGCCAACGTAAATGGAATCAAACAACAGAAACTTAAAAAATAGAAATAATGAAAAACTTAATCTTATCAGTATTTGCCGTTATTACAATGGCTTTTACAACACAGGTTTACGCTCAAAAAAATCCGATGGTTGGTGGAGCAGCAATGTACCCAACTAAAGATATTGTAGATAATGCGGTGAATTCAAAAGACCACACTACCTTGGTTGCAGCGGTTAAAGCAGCTGGCTTGGTAGAGACTTTAAAAAGCGCTGGCCCTTTTACTGTTTTTGCCCCAACAAATGCAGCGTTTGACAAACTTCCTGCCGGAACGGTAGAAACTTTAGTAAAACCAGAAAACAAAGCAACACTTACCAGCATTTTAACTTACCACGTTGTTGCAGGTAAAATGGATAGTAAAGCCATTGCAAAAGCAATTAAAGCAGGTGGAGGCAAAGCAGAGCTTACAACAGTTCAGGGTGGTAAACTTTGGGCATGGATGGAAAACAAGAAATTGGTTTTAAAAGACGAAAAAGGCGGTATGAGCACAGTAACGATTGCCGATGTTTATCAAAAAAATGGTGTTATCCACGTAGTTGACGCTGTTTTAATGCCTAAATAATATTTATAAATCCTTATGATCAGCATAAAACGATCTGGCCACGGTCAGATCGTTTTTGGTATAAAAACCATTACTTTATTTAACGTATATCGTTTAAATCCAAAGGTATCCTTATTAAGATGTTTCACACGCTGTGTGATTTTTAAACTAACGTTCTTGCATAACAGTAAGCGCGTTTTTTTATACCCCACCTGGTTTTGATAATATGTAGGCTATGTTTTGTTAGTACCGCTATTTAACGTGTGAAAATTATGGCTAAAATATGACTGGGCTCTGCCAAAAAACGCTGGCTGGTTACAGCAAAAGCTTGTATAACTTAACCTTACAGCGTAAATTTGCAGGCTTTAAGTAGAGTAAAGAAAGAATAAAGTAAAAGACTAAACCAGGATGATGAGCTTTAAACTCAAAACTCCGGACACCAATTCACATATGCATCCAAACATTATAAAAATACAAGAAAAAATTGAGCCTTTAAGGCAGGAAATAATTAATCATAAAGTGTACACTGCCATAAGCGAGCTCGAAGAGCTGCAGATTTTTATGGAGCACCACATTTTTGCTGTCTGGGATTTTATGTCGCTGCTTAAAGCTTTACAAATTAATTTAACTTGTACAATCTTACCATGGTTTCCGGTTGGCGATCCGGTTACCAGGCAGTTGATTAATGAAATTGTAGCTGGCGAAGAATCGGATGTAGATGCTGATGGCCATATCAAAAGTCATTTCGAGCTTTATTTAGATGCCATGGAACAATGTGGCGCCAATACTAAACCTATAAACACTTTTATAAGCGCATTACAAAACGGTAAAAGTTTTGATGAAGCTTTCGAAATTGCCGAAGTACCTGTTGCAGCAAGAGATTTTGTTAATGCAACATTCGAAACCATTAACAGCGGCCAAACACATTTACAGGCTGCAAGTTTTACCTTTGGCCGCGAGGACCTGATTCCAAACATGTTTTTTAGCATGGTTAACGATTTGAACAGCACCCAGCCCGATCAGGTATCTATTTTTAAATACTATTTAGAACGTCATATCGAAGTAGATGGCGACCACCACAGCCATTTGGCCCTATCCATGACCGAGAAGTTATGCGAAAAAGACGAAGCTTTTTGGGAACAGGCAGAAGATACAACCAAACAAGCCCTACAGAAAAGAATCGATCTCTGGAATGCGGCCTATACCGAAATAGTTAAACAGAAAGTGGAAGCTTAGTTATTAAATTGTTAACTATTTACTAATTTAGATTACGTGATTTTAGTCACATTTACTTGCGGACATCAATTTTCTAAAATAAAATTTACACATTTGTTGTTCGGCACAAATAACCGATTTTAAGCGCATGAGTTTCATTTTAAAACCTGTTGACATCGTTGAGAGCATTACTCCCGAAGATTTTAAGAAAAATTACCTGAAAACTAAACGTCCGTTAGTGATCAGGGGCCTTACTAAAGATTGGCCTGCTAGAGAAAAATGGACAACTGAATATTTAAAAGAAATTGGCGGCGAACTGGAAGTTCCGCTTTACGATAACTCTAAAGCTGACCCATCGAAACCAATTAATGCAGCTACTGCACATATGAAATTTGGCGATTACCTTGATCTGATTAAGCGTGAGCCAACGGAGTTGAGAATTTTCTTTTTCAACCTGTTTAAAAAAGTGCCTAGCCTGATTAATGATATTAAAATCCCTAAAGATTTAATGGGCGGTTTTATTGAAAGCATGCCTGCTATGTTTTTTGGCGGTTCAAATTCGGTAACATTCCTGCACTACGATATTGATTTGCCACATATTTTTCATACGCATTTTGGAGGCAGAAAGCACATTATCCTATTCGATTACAAGTGGAAAGATAGGTTATATTGCCTGCCAAACGCCACTTATGCTCTCGAAGATTATGATGTTGCTAACCCTGATTTCAAAAAATTCCCTGCTTTAAATGGCGTTGAAGGATACGAGGTTTTCTTAGAACATGGCGATACTTTGTTTATGCCAACGGGCATGTGGCACTGGATGAAATATGTTGACGGATCGTTCTCTTTAAGCTTACGCGCATGGGATCAATCGATTAGCCGTAAAGTAGCCAGCGTTTGGAGCTTGTTTACCCACGGAGCAATAGACAGCTTAATTAAAATGACTTTCAAAGAAAAATATGCACATTGGAGAGAGAAAAAGGCAGTTAAAATTGCTGAAAGAGCTTTAGCCAAAGGCAGACCATAAAGTACTAAAAATTAAAATCTAGCGGGGCATCGTTTACGATAGCCCCGTTTTTGTTATTATAGCATTCAAAACTTTCATTATCATTCAGAATCAGATGGAAACCAATATACTTACCGAAAAACAAAAAATGCTGGCTGGAAAAGCCTATCAGGCAGGCGACGCAGAACTGGCAAAAGAAAGATTAAAAGCCAGGGAAATTGTTTTCGAATTTAACAACCTTGCCCCAAAATTCATCAAACAGCGTAAAGAACTGCTAAAAAGATTATTCGGTAAAACAGAAAAGATGTTTTACCTAGAACCTCCTTTCCGTTGCGATTATGGTTATAATATTGAAATTGGTGATAACTTTTACGCCAACTTTAACCTAGTGATTTTAGATTGCGCCAAAGTAAGTATTGGCAACAACGTGTTTATAGCGCCAAACGTAGCCATTTATACCGCCGGGCACCCCATACATGCGCATTTGCGCGATCAGGAATATGAATGGGCGCAGGAAATCACCATTGGCAATAGTGTTTGGATTGGCGGCAATGTGGTAATTAACCCGGGTGTAAAAATTGGTTCGAATGTGGTAATTGGCTCAGGCAGTATTGTTACGAGAGATATCCCCGATAATGTTTTTGCAGCAGGCAATCCCTGCAGGGTTATCCGCCAGTTAACAGATGCCGACAAGGATTTCTATTACAAAGATTTTAAACTAGGCGAATAAATAGAAATGAGTGAAGGGCGATTCTATCGCCCTAAATCAAATCACATCCCCCTCTTCCATCATACATCGTCCATCTTCCATCCATTAGCTGCTATGATCTGCAACAACCTTCCATTCTCCTTTTATCTTTTTAATGAGTAATGTAAAGTAACCTTTCAGTTCATCTTTTTCGCGTTTCACATTCCAGCTACCTAATACAAAAGCCAAATCAGGTTTTAAAAAATCTACTTTTTTAATGCCGAATACCAAATACCCCATGGCTGATTTATCGGGATAACCCTTTTTGTAATTATCGAGCGTTTTTTGCCAGCCATAGGTTGGCCCGCTTTTACCTACAAAGAGCAAGCTGTCAGACTTTTCGTAGCCTTCCATAAAAGCTTCTACATCGCCTTTATTCCAATCGGTACGCTGTTTCTCCAGTAAATTAAGTATGGCCTGCTTATCTTTTGCATTTTGGGCAAAGCTTCCTAACGAAATTAACAGCAGTACAGCAAAAAGTATTTTTTTCATGTTTTAGGATAATTGGGTAAAACTTAAAGATAGGAAACAAATTATTTTGTTCCATCGCTAAAAATTGTTTCTTTACATTTTTATAAAATCACCTATGCAAAATAAAGTAATTACAATTGGCGAAATACTTTGGGATGTTTTTCCAGAGGGAAAGAAAGCCGGCGGTTCGAGTATGAATGTTGCGCTTAACCTGCATAAACAAAATATAACAAGCAGTTTTATCAGCGCAGTTGGTAACGACGATAATGGCCGCGAATTACTGGATTTTTTAAGCAGCAATCATTTTGCAACAAAACTGATTCAGGTAAATACCGAATTATCAACCAGTACCGTAGTGGTGCAGCTCGATGCCAACCACCAGGCCACCTACACCATCAAGCAACCTGTTGCCTGGGATGACATCCAACTAACCGACGACAATATTTCAGCAGTAAAACTGGCTGATGCGTTGGTATATTGCAGCCTAACCTGCCGTGATGAACGTTCTAAAAAAACCATCATGGGCTTATTAGAAAATGCTAAAACTAAGATTTTCGATATCAACCTGAGAAATCCCTTTTACGAAAAAACTTTAATCGGCGACCTGTTAAACCATGCTGATATCTTAAAAATAAACGAAGACGAAATTGTTTGGGTAAAAGATACTTTCAGCTTAACTGGTAATACCGACGAACAGTTACTGAAACAATTGGCCAATCAATTTAATATTGATATTATCTGCCTAACCTTAGGCGATAAAGGCGCTTGTGTTTTAAAGGATGGGAAGTTGTTTAAGCACGTAGGCTATAAGGTACAGGTGGCCGATACCGTTGGTGCCGGCGATGCTTTTCTGGCTACATTTATTGCCTGTTACCTCCAAGGCTACCCCATGGAAACTACGCTGGATAACGCCTGTAAAGTTGGGGCCTTTGTTGCTTCGCAGGTTGGAGCCAACCCCGACTATAATAAAAAGATTTACCACATGGCGCTTTAAGTTCTTTTTTATGACCTTATAGGTTTTAAAAGCTATAAGATCTGTGCCCCTCAAATATGACACCCCGCTTAAATTAATACAAAGCGAAACTTTTATCTTCGATAATCCGTTTATAAAAGCACATGAGAGGTTTTCGTTTTTCTGATTATAAGCCCGGCGATACGCCAAAAGGCGGTTTTGATGAGTTGCTAAAATTATTTAGCGAACTGCTGAATTATACCGCAGGTGATGCAGCCGAGGCCTTGAGCTGGTTAAATGAACTTGATAAGCAATATAAGCTCACCAATAACGATTATGGTGTTGGTAATTTTATAGATGATTTGAAAGATAAAGGCTATCTGACCGAAGATAACCAATCGGGAGAATTTAAAATTACTGCCAAAACAGAACAAACCATTCGCAAATCGGCCCTTGATGAAATTTTCGGGAAACTGAAAAAAAGTGGTCGGGGTAACCACAACAGCAACCAATCGGGCATTGGCGAAGAAAAAAATGCCGACAGACGAGAATATAATTTTGGTGATAGTTTAGATCAGATCGATATGACTGCTTCTATTCAAAACGCACAAATTAACCATGGCATTAACGATTTTACACTCACTGACCGCGATCTGGAAGTAGAAGAAAAAGATTTCAAAACCTTAACTTCTACCGTATTGATGATTGATATTTCGCACTCGATGATTTTGTACGGTGAAGACCGGATTACCCCGGCAAAAAAAGTAGCCATGGCCCTGGCCGAACTAATTAAAACGAAATACCCTAAAGATACTTTGGACATTGTTGTTTTTGGTAATGATGCCTGGCCAATTACCGTGAAAGATTTACCTTATTTACAGGTTGGCCCCTACCACACCAATACCTATGCCGGTTTAGAACTCGCAGCAGATTTACTCCGTAGAAGGAAAACGCACAACAAACAGATTTTCATGATTACCGATGGTAAACCTACCTGTTTGAAAGAAAATGGCAAGTACTATAAAAACAGCATGGGTCTGGATAGAAAGGTGATTAACAAAACATTAAATATGGCCGCGCAGTGCAAGCGCTTAAGAATCCCTATTACCACTTTTATGATTGCCAAAGACCCTTACCTACAGCAGTTTGTACGTCAGTTTACCGAAATAAATGGCGGCCGGGCTTTTTACAGCTCATTAAATGGCTTAGGTGAATACATTTTTGAAGATTACATTAAAAATAGAAGAAAAACAGTGAAATAGTTTGGAGTCCGAAGTCTTTAGTCTGGAGTCGGAAGATTATTTACTAAAATTAGAAGTTTAAACAATAAGGTTGATGGTAAAAGGCGAAAGATAAAACCCATAGCAATCCTACTTAAATCAACCATAAAAACATAAAAAAGGAATAGATTTATGGAATTGGTTTGTGCATTTTGCAAACCTTACACCTTAACCCCTATGTCTTAAACCCATTTAAACCAAGAAATGCAAAACACTACATTAGGTCAGTTAAAGGCTACCAGTTATAAATCAAGAAGCGTTAAGGAAGAATTAAGGGAAAACCTGATTAAGTTTCTTCGTGATAAGAAAACCGAATTTGAAGGCATTATTGGGTATGATGAAACGGTAATTCCTGAGTTACAAACCGCCATTCTATCGCGCCACAACATTTTGCTTTTGGGCTTACGCGGACAAGCCAAAACACGCATTGCCCGTTTAATGGTTAACTTATTGGATGAGTATGTGCCCTACGTAGCCGGAAGCGAAATTTTCGACGATCCGCTGAACCCGATTTCATGGTATGCAAAAAACGAAATTGCCATCAACGGTGATGCAACTGAAATTGCCTGGTTACACCGCAGCGAGCGTTATACCGAAAAATTGGCTACCCCTGATGTTACCGTAGCCGATTTAATTGGCGATATTGACCCTATAAAGGCAGCCACACTGAAACTAACGTACAATGATGAAAGGGTTATCCACTTTGGTTTAATTCCACGCGCACACCGCAGCATTTTCGTCATTAACGAACTTCCTGATTTACAGGCACGTATCCAGGTGGCATTATTTAACATGCTGCAGGAAAAAGATATTCAGATTCGCGGTTTTAAATTGCGTTTGCCGCTGGATATCCAGTTTGTATTTACTGCAAACCCCGAAGATTACACCAACCGCGGAAGCATTGTTACCCCTTTGAAAGACAGGATAGAAAGTCAGATTTTAACCCACTACCCAAAAAGCATTGAAATTTCGCGCAAAATTACTTTCCAGGAAGCCAAATTAACTGCCGAACAAAAAGCCAGTATAGAGGCCGATGGTTTGCTAAAAGATTTGATTGAGCAAATTGCTTTCGAAGCACGTAAAAGTGAGTATATCGACCAGAAATCGGGGGTATCGGCCAGATTAACCATTTCGGCTTATGAAAATTTAATCAGCACAGCCGAAAGAAGGATGTTGATCTCAGGCGAAAAAAATACTTTTGTACGTTTATCAGATTTAGCGGGCATTATCCCGGCCATAACCGGTAAAATAGAGCTGGTTTACGAAGGCGAGCTTGAAGGACCGGCACATGTGGCCACTACCTTAATCGGCAAAGCAGTTAAAACTTTATTTGCACGTTATTTCCCCGATCCTGAAAAAGCTAAAAAAAGCAAAACAGCCAATCCTTACACCGAAATAACCGAATGGTTTACCGAAGGCAATAATGTTGATTTAACTGACCTTTTAACCAGCGTACAATATAAAAAAGCATTGATGCTGGTACCAGGCCTATATGACACAGTTAAAAAGTTTCACCCCAAGTTAAGCGAAAACCAAACTTTATTGTTGATGGAGTTTGTATTGCATGGCTTGGCCGAATACTCGCAGCTGAGTAAAAATTACTTAACCGGCGGCTTTGGCTTTAGCGATATGTTTGGCAGTTTATTTAACGCCGAATTTGACGAGGAAGAAGATGAAGACGATTTCAGATAATAAAACATTATAATTTCTTTAATTTAGGCAGGCGAAATTCCTGCCTTTTTGTTTAATAAATTACTCAACTCACCAGAAATGGGAAGATTACCTTTTATCATTGCCGCCTGCATTTTTATTATCGCTTTTGATATCTATTGTTTCAAAGCCATTATCTCGGTTTTTAAGAAATGGAAAACTAATACTAAAAAAGTATTTGCCATTGCATACTGGGGTTATAGTGCCTTATTGATTTTTGGCGTTTTCTGTGGCATTTACCTCAATTTGTTTCTTACGCTACGTGCCATCATTCTGGTTTCTTTCTTTTTAACTGTGGCTTGCAAACTAGCCATGCTGCCATTCCTCGTGCTGGATGATTTGCGCAGATTATGGATTAAACTAAGTAGAAAAAAAGTGAGCAGCGCCATGCCTGCCTCAGCTACAAGCCCCCATGAAGACGATAAAATTTCGCGTTCAGCATTTTTGGTTAAGGCTGGACTGGTTACTGCTGCCGTTCCCTTAACGTCGTTAAGCTGGGGTATTATTTCTGGCGCATACGATTATCAGGTAAGAAGGGTAAACTTAATATTACCCAACCTACCCAAAGCTTTCGATGGCATTACTATGGGCCAGATTTCAGATATCCATTC is drawn from Pedobacter sp. HDW13 and contains these coding sequences:
- the hemW gene encoding radical SAM family heme chaperone HemW, giving the protein MSGIYIHIPFCKKACHYCDFHFSTSLKYADEMVEAICKEIKIKKDRISGQVGSIYLGGGTPSILSQQALQKIFDTINHTFSVDVSAEITIETNPDDLTSQKLKELKQLPVNRFSVGIQSFFDEDLIWMNRAHKAMEAEDCIRRSQDAGFENLTLDLIYGYPLLTDQKWTSNIQKAIELEVPHISAYALTVEPRTALAHAIKNKKQAPVSDNQSAAQFVILMEKLVEAGFEHYEISNFAKPGHYAVHNTNYWRGVDYIGIGPSAHGFDGQNRYMNPANNALFIETLAANKLPEIIEELSLNDRFNEYMMTSLRTMWGTDLEKISTDFGKVFLEETKYNLKNFEDKDWLIIEGDKIRLTETGKLFADHIASELFIVEN
- a CDS encoding SDR family oxidoreductase; this encodes MSKIVWITGASSGIGEALAYEYFKAGNKLIISGRNRDELFRVKGNCQNSFNVHVLPFDLNETETLENKAGDAIRIFGKIDLLINSGGVSQRSLALETSLQTEQQIMSTNFWGTVVLSKAVLPLMIANGGGQIVIISSLVGKFGTKLRSAYAASKHALHGYFDSLRSEVYDQNIDITIICPGFIKTQVTYNALTADGQPLNKMGDAHENAMSPVDCAVQIVKAITNKKEEVYIGGKETKAVLLKRFFPKFFSKKIKTAKVN
- a CDS encoding fasciclin domain-containing protein translates to MKNLILSVFAVITMAFTTQVYAQKNPMVGGAAMYPTKDIVDNAVNSKDHTTLVAAVKAAGLVETLKSAGPFTVFAPTNAAFDKLPAGTVETLVKPENKATLTSILTYHVVAGKMDSKAIAKAIKAGGGKAELTTVQGGKLWAWMENKKLVLKDEKGGMSTVTIADVYQKNGVIHVVDAVLMPK
- a CDS encoding DUF3050 domain-containing protein, encoding MMSFKLKTPDTNSHMHPNIIKIQEKIEPLRQEIINHKVYTAISELEELQIFMEHHIFAVWDFMSLLKALQINLTCTILPWFPVGDPVTRQLINEIVAGEESDVDADGHIKSHFELYLDAMEQCGANTKPINTFISALQNGKSFDEAFEIAEVPVAARDFVNATFETINSGQTHLQAASFTFGREDLIPNMFFSMVNDLNSTQPDQVSIFKYYLERHIEVDGDHHSHLALSMTEKLCEKDEAFWEQAEDTTKQALQKRIDLWNAAYTEIVKQKVEA
- a CDS encoding cupin-like domain-containing protein; protein product: MSFILKPVDIVESITPEDFKKNYLKTKRPLVIRGLTKDWPAREKWTTEYLKEIGGELEVPLYDNSKADPSKPINAATAHMKFGDYLDLIKREPTELRIFFFNLFKKVPSLINDIKIPKDLMGGFIESMPAMFFGGSNSVTFLHYDIDLPHIFHTHFGGRKHIILFDYKWKDRLYCLPNATYALEDYDVANPDFKKFPALNGVEGYEVFLEHGDTLFMPTGMWHWMKYVDGSFSLSLRAWDQSISRKVASVWSLFTHGAIDSLIKMTFKEKYAHWREKKAVKIAERALAKGRP
- a CDS encoding sugar O-acetyltransferase, giving the protein METNILTEKQKMLAGKAYQAGDAELAKERLKAREIVFEFNNLAPKFIKQRKELLKRLFGKTEKMFYLEPPFRCDYGYNIEIGDNFYANFNLVILDCAKVSIGNNVFIAPNVAIYTAGHPIHAHLRDQEYEWAQEITIGNSVWIGGNVVINPGVKIGSNVVIGSGSIVTRDIPDNVFAAGNPCRVIRQLTDADKDFYYKDFKLGE
- a CDS encoding DUF4440 domain-containing protein, whose amino-acid sequence is MKKILFAVLLLISLGSFAQNAKDKQAILNLLEKQRTDWNKGDVEAFMEGYEKSDSLLFVGKSGPTYGWQKTLDNYKKGYPDKSAMGYLVFGIKKVDFLKPDLAFVLGSWNVKREKDELKGYFTLLIKKIKGEWKVVADHSS
- a CDS encoding carbohydrate kinase, coding for MQNKVITIGEILWDVFPEGKKAGGSSMNVALNLHKQNITSSFISAVGNDDNGRELLDFLSSNHFATKLIQVNTELSTSTVVVQLDANHQATYTIKQPVAWDDIQLTDDNISAVKLADALVYCSLTCRDERSKKTIMGLLENAKTKIFDINLRNPFYEKTLIGDLLNHADILKINEDEIVWVKDTFSLTGNTDEQLLKQLANQFNIDIICLTLGDKGACVLKDGKLFKHVGYKVQVADTVGAGDAFLATFIACYLQGYPMETTLDNACKVGAFVASQVGANPDYNKKIYHMAL
- a CDS encoding VWA domain-containing protein is translated as MRGFRFSDYKPGDTPKGGFDELLKLFSELLNYTAGDAAEALSWLNELDKQYKLTNNDYGVGNFIDDLKDKGYLTEDNQSGEFKITAKTEQTIRKSALDEIFGKLKKSGRGNHNSNQSGIGEEKNADRREYNFGDSLDQIDMTASIQNAQINHGINDFTLTDRDLEVEEKDFKTLTSTVLMIDISHSMILYGEDRITPAKKVAMALAELIKTKYPKDTLDIVVFGNDAWPITVKDLPYLQVGPYHTNTYAGLELAADLLRRRKTHNKQIFMITDGKPTCLKENGKYYKNSMGLDRKVINKTLNMAAQCKRLRIPITTFMIAKDPYLQQFVRQFTEINGGRAFYSSLNGLGEYIFEDYIKNRRKTVK
- a CDS encoding sigma 54-interacting transcriptional regulator; this translates as MQNTTLGQLKATSYKSRSVKEELRENLIKFLRDKKTEFEGIIGYDETVIPELQTAILSRHNILLLGLRGQAKTRIARLMVNLLDEYVPYVAGSEIFDDPLNPISWYAKNEIAINGDATEIAWLHRSERYTEKLATPDVTVADLIGDIDPIKAATLKLTYNDERVIHFGLIPRAHRSIFVINELPDLQARIQVALFNMLQEKDIQIRGFKLRLPLDIQFVFTANPEDYTNRGSIVTPLKDRIESQILTHYPKSIEISRKITFQEAKLTAEQKASIEADGLLKDLIEQIAFEARKSEYIDQKSGVSARLTISAYENLISTAERRMLISGEKNTFVRLSDLAGIIPAITGKIELVYEGELEGPAHVATTLIGKAVKTLFARYFPDPEKAKKSKTANPYTEITEWFTEGNNVDLTDLLTSVQYKKALMLVPGLYDTVKKFHPKLSENQTLLLMEFVLHGLAEYSQLSKNYLTGGFGFSDMFGSLFNAEFDEEEDEDDFR